In Bifidobacterium actinocoloniiforme DSM 22766, a genomic segment contains:
- a CDS encoding amino acid permease encodes MRNSDEDNQQTSASWQAAAESTDGAGQRPGAGNQMERGLSKRHVQFIAIGGTIGTGLFLGSGKSIALTGPSIIFVYIAVGLIMFLLMRAIGELMYADPDQHTFIAFISRYLGPGWGSFAGWSYWIVLILIGMSELTAVGTYFVTFFNTFGIDLSSWRFLIELAFLLAMVAINLIAVRVFGEAEFWFSMIKITLIVGMIATAVVMVIIGFHYPEIHMSGSEPASPAGHAGIDNILNGFSLAPNGWLSFFMSFQMVFFAYEMIEFVGVTVSETQNPRKVLPKAINEIIVRVLIFYVGALVAIMLIVPWRTFKPKSDGTFASPFVMVFRYAGLDWAAALVFFVVITAAASALNSLLYSAGRNLFQLAGSAENPAMRSLAVISKRGHVPARAILVSGLLILLSPVLRSLPGFSSAFVLFASASSAVIIFIYVLLIVTHRRYRASADFVADGFLMPAYRWTGSLAIAFFVFVYASLFLAQDTRASAVCGLIWLLVFGGACLWKHRGAAKA; translated from the coding sequence ATGCGAAATTCAGACGAAGACAATCAGCAGACCTCGGCCTCCTGGCAGGCTGCGGCCGAATCCACGGATGGCGCCGGTCAGCGGCCTGGTGCAGGCAACCAGATGGAGCGTGGCTTGAGCAAGCGTCACGTGCAGTTCATCGCCATCGGCGGCACAATTGGCACCGGCCTCTTCCTTGGCTCGGGCAAGTCAATCGCTCTGACCGGTCCATCGATCATTTTCGTTTATATAGCAGTAGGCCTCATCATGTTCCTGCTGATGCGGGCGATTGGCGAGCTGATGTACGCCGACCCCGACCAGCACACTTTCATCGCGTTCATTTCGCGCTACCTGGGCCCGGGCTGGGGCTCCTTCGCTGGCTGGTCCTACTGGATCGTGCTGATTCTCATAGGCATGTCCGAGCTGACCGCCGTAGGCACCTATTTCGTCACGTTCTTCAACACGTTCGGCATCGACCTGTCCTCCTGGCGCTTCCTGATTGAGCTGGCCTTCCTGCTGGCCATGGTGGCCATCAACCTGATTGCGGTGCGCGTGTTCGGCGAGGCCGAGTTCTGGTTCTCGATGATTAAAATCACACTGATTGTGGGCATGATCGCCACCGCCGTGGTCATGGTGATCATAGGCTTCCATTATCCGGAAATCCACATGTCCGGTTCCGAGCCCGCCTCCCCGGCTGGCCACGCGGGCATTGACAATATCCTGAACGGTTTCTCCTTGGCACCGAATGGATGGCTCTCCTTCTTCATGAGCTTCCAAATGGTCTTCTTCGCCTACGAGATGATCGAATTCGTTGGCGTCACGGTCTCGGAGACCCAGAATCCGCGCAAGGTCCTGCCTAAGGCCATCAACGAGATTATTGTGCGCGTGCTGATCTTCTATGTGGGCGCTTTGGTCGCCATCATGCTCATCGTCCCCTGGCGCACCTTCAAGCCCAAGTCGGACGGGACGTTCGCCTCCCCCTTCGTGATGGTCTTCCGATACGCCGGGCTGGACTGGGCGGCCGCGCTGGTCTTCTTCGTCGTGATAACGGCCGCGGCCTCGGCCTTGAACTCCCTGCTCTATTCGGCCGGCCGCAACCTCTTCCAACTGGCCGGCTCGGCTGAGAACCCTGCCATGCGCTCCTTGGCCGTCATCTCCAAGCGGGGCCATGTGCCGGCTAGGGCCATCCTGGTGTCCGGCTTGCTCATCCTCTTGTCACCCGTCCTGCGCTCGCTGCCGGGATTCTCGTCCGCGTTCGTCCTGTTCGCCTCAGCGTCCTCCGCGGTGATTATTTTCATCTATGTCTTGCTGATCGTGACCCACCGCCGCTACCGCGCTTCAGCTGACTTCGTGGCGGATGGTTTCCTCATGCCGGCCTACCGGTGGACTGGCTCGCTGGCCATCGCCTTCTTCGTGTTCGTCTACGCTTCGCTCTTCCTGGCGCAGGACACGCGAGCGTCCGCCGTCTGCGGCCTGATTTGGCTGCTGGTTTTCGGCGGCGCATGCCTCTGGAAGCATCGCGGAGCGGCGAAGGCTTGA
- a CDS encoding amino acid permease — MNKQDAPNHQNTAGPITAQAATGAEGKRASGALQRTLKNRHIQLISLGGAIGTGLFYGSSESIKLAGPAILLAYLIGGAAIFMIVRALSEMSVEDAQAGAFSYYASRYWSKRAGFVSGWNYWLNYILVSMVELAVVGSFVSYWFPAIPAWVSAAVFLLVITAANLMGVARFGEFEFWFATIKIVAIIAMIIGGAAVVIMALPTTGGMRASFSNWFNDGGFFPTGLLRRGPGGQWTGLLMALTMVMFSFGGTELIGITAGETADPRKTIPRATNDIIWRILVFYIAALGVIMAVVPWRSIGQPDARGVVTSPFVQIFDSVGVHAAAGILNFVCLTAVMSVYNSALYSNSRMLYSLAQQGNAPSYLARVSRGGVPYAGVLTSAAITALAVLVVFLWPRFAFNYLMSVATIATLINWTIIMITEMKFRKAVAAGRGPGALAGRTGQPALNAIAFKLPWPRVTPWVLLAFMALVVALMCFSPSYRVAVIIGPIWLAALVAAYQLTMRRKR; from the coding sequence ATGAACAAGCAGGATGCCCCGAATCATCAGAACACTGCGGGGCCGATAACAGCACAGGCAGCGACAGGGGCGGAAGGAAAGAGGGCCAGCGGTGCTCTGCAACGCACCCTCAAAAACCGCCATATCCAGCTGATTTCGCTCGGAGGGGCCATCGGCACTGGCCTCTTTTACGGGTCCAGCGAGTCGATCAAACTGGCCGGGCCGGCGATTCTGCTGGCGTATCTGATTGGTGGGGCGGCCATTTTCATGATTGTGCGGGCCCTGAGCGAAATGAGCGTGGAAGACGCCCAAGCCGGCGCTTTCTCCTACTACGCGAGTCGCTACTGGTCCAAGCGCGCGGGCTTCGTCTCCGGCTGGAACTACTGGCTCAACTACATTCTGGTTTCCATGGTGGAGCTGGCCGTGGTGGGTTCCTTCGTCAGCTACTGGTTCCCCGCGATTCCAGCCTGGGTTTCGGCCGCCGTCTTCCTGCTGGTGATCACCGCGGCCAATCTGATGGGGGTGGCCCGCTTCGGCGAATTCGAATTCTGGTTCGCGACCATCAAGATAGTAGCGATTATCGCGATGATCATAGGCGGCGCTGCGGTAGTCATCATGGCCCTGCCTACCACGGGCGGTATGCGCGCTTCCTTCTCCAACTGGTTCAACGACGGCGGGTTCTTCCCCACCGGGCTGCTGCGACGCGGGCCCGGCGGGCAGTGGACCGGGCTGCTCATGGCCCTGACCATGGTCATGTTCAGCTTCGGAGGCACTGAGCTGATTGGCATCACCGCCGGGGAGACCGCTGATCCGCGCAAGACCATACCGCGCGCCACCAACGACATCATCTGGCGAATCCTGGTCTTCTATATCGCCGCCCTGGGCGTCATCATGGCCGTCGTGCCCTGGCGCTCGATCGGTCAGCCGGATGCGCGGGGAGTGGTGACTAGCCCGTTCGTGCAGATTTTCGATTCGGTCGGCGTGCACGCGGCCGCAGGCATCCTCAATTTCGTCTGCCTGACTGCAGTGATGAGCGTGTACAACTCCGCCCTCTACTCCAACTCCCGTATGCTCTACTCCTTGGCCCAGCAAGGCAATGCGCCCAGCTACCTGGCCCGGGTCTCGCGCGGGGGCGTGCCCTACGCGGGAGTGCTCACCTCGGCCGCGATCACCGCTCTAGCGGTTCTCGTAGTCTTCCTCTGGCCGCGATTCGCCTTCAACTATCTGATGAGCGTGGCCACGATCGCCACCTTAATCAACTGGACCATCATCATGATCACCGAAATGAAGTTCCGCAAGGCCGTGGCCGCTGGACGCGGGCCTGGGGCGCTGGCCGGCAGAACCGGCCAACCGGCCCTGAACGCTATCGCCTTCAAACTCCCCTGGCCGCGCGTGACCCCCTGGGTCCTCCTGGCTTTCATGGCCCTGGTCGTAGCGCTGATGTGCTTCTCTCCGTCCTACCGCGTCGCCGTCATCATCGGCCCCATCTGGCTGGCCGCCCTGGTGGCCGCCTACCAGCTCACCATGCGGAGGAAGCGCTAG
- a CDS encoding amino acid permease gives MAQQEASGNSSGTAGSSGVQRNLKARHVSMIALGGCIGTGLFMTSGSTIAKAGPGGGLVAYAAMGIMVYALMTSLGELATHLPVSGSFATYNARYVDPALGFAMGWNYWFNWAITVAVDISTAALLIQYWLPNTPGWIWSLLVLVIVFTINALTVSAFGETEFWLSLIKVLTVIVFLVVGFAMIFGIMFHPAVGLRNFTYKGGPFVGGFPAILSVFLIAGFSFQGTELVGVTAGESDNPSKAVPKAINEVFWRILLFYILSIFVIAALIPYTSPNLLSAADGDIAMSPFTLVFQRAGLASAASVMNAIVLTSVLSAANSGSYASTRMLYALARDHYAPQIFARTTKRGIPMASLIATTIVALATFATSIFGQQVYMWLVAASGLTGFIAWLGIAISHFRFRRAFVLQGHKVSELKYHAKLFPLGPILALVLCLVVIAGQNIEAFIQWNWQEIGVTYISVPLVLILFFGYKIKHHTKLIPLKDIDVSAAQTGVEEHEAAEQVQG, from the coding sequence ATGGCCCAACAGGAAGCATCGGGCAATTCAAGCGGAACTGCCGGCTCGTCGGGGGTGCAGCGCAATTTGAAGGCGCGCCATGTCTCGATGATCGCCCTGGGCGGGTGCATCGGCACCGGCCTGTTCATGACATCCGGGTCCACCATCGCCAAAGCAGGCCCCGGCGGCGGTCTGGTGGCCTACGCGGCCATGGGCATCATGGTCTACGCCCTGATGACCAGCCTGGGCGAGCTGGCCACCCACCTGCCGGTCTCCGGCTCCTTCGCCACCTACAACGCCCGCTACGTGGACCCGGCCCTAGGCTTCGCCATGGGCTGGAACTACTGGTTTAACTGGGCGATTACGGTGGCGGTGGACATCTCGACCGCAGCCCTCCTGATCCAATACTGGCTGCCCAATACGCCAGGTTGGATTTGGAGCCTGCTGGTCCTGGTCATAGTCTTCACCATCAACGCGCTGACGGTCTCGGCCTTCGGGGAGACCGAGTTCTGGCTCTCGCTCATCAAGGTCCTGACCGTCATCGTCTTCCTGGTCGTCGGCTTCGCTATGATCTTCGGCATCATGTTCCACCCCGCCGTGGGCCTGCGGAACTTCACCTACAAGGGCGGGCCCTTCGTGGGCGGCTTCCCGGCCATCCTCTCCGTCTTCCTCATCGCGGGCTTCTCCTTCCAAGGCACCGAGCTAGTGGGCGTGACGGCCGGCGAGTCGGACAACCCGAGCAAGGCCGTGCCCAAGGCCATCAACGAGGTGTTCTGGAGGATCCTCCTCTTCTACATCCTCTCCATCTTCGTCATCGCCGCCCTGATCCCCTACACCTCCCCCAACCTGCTGAGCGCGGCCGACGGCGATATCGCCATGTCGCCCTTCACTCTCGTCTTCCAGCGGGCGGGCCTGGCCAGCGCGGCTTCAGTCATGAACGCGATCGTGCTCACCTCGGTGCTCTCCGCAGCCAACTCAGGCTCCTACGCCTCCACCCGCATGCTCTACGCCCTGGCCAGGGACCACTACGCGCCCCAAATATTCGCGCGCACCACCAAGCGCGGCATCCCGATGGCCTCGCTGATCGCCACTACAATCGTGGCCCTGGCCACCTTCGCCACCTCGATCTTCGGCCAGCAGGTCTACATGTGGCTGGTGGCCGCCTCGGGCCTGACCGGGTTCATCGCCTGGCTCGGCATCGCCATCAGCCACTTCCGCTTCCGCCGGGCCTTCGTGCTCCAGGGGCACAAGGTCTCCGAGCTCAAGTATCACGCCAAGCTCTTCCCCCTGGGCCCTATCTTGGCCCTGGTCCTGTGCCTGGTCGTGATCGCCGGGCAGAACATCGAAGCCTTCATCCAGTGGAATTGGCAGGAAATCGGCGTGACATACATATCGGTCCCGCTCGTGCTCATCCTCTTCTTCGGATATAAGATTAAGCACCATACCAAGCTGATTCCCTTGAAAGACATCGACGTATCAGCGGCACAGACAGGTGTGGAAGAGCATGAAGCAGCAGAGCAGGTCCAGGGCTAA